One genomic region from Enterobacter hormaechei ATCC 49162 encodes:
- a CDS encoding GGDEF domain-containing protein, with protein sequence MTSQSWLSLVNKKYQLSLRLFLFLNAASALFSVTNPLYSVRVLSVPLIAVLTISTGLLIWHWKNSTRKINIPVVSAIFGLLWAWQIVSKFLLITHDHATYLMMALLTVLFIGSLAFASNIKAFTLHSFPAFISCLWLSPSENWLRMVYFFALPVVAIGIHHVLQRRNDRFAQELLSELLEERETLTDLSMMDPLTGLYNRRGLQSRLENLPRPDGGEHFVLLMDIDHFKAYNDHYGHMMGDQALIRVSAAIRDAVRSRDVVARFGGEEFMVLLSNIPLEQARQTAERIRQKVYDLKIPHMFNESVATNVTISIGIAMFEGEDVEGALAKADKALYEAKHMGRNSILLSDELHTA encoded by the coding sequence ATGACATCACAATCCTGGCTGTCTCTGGTCAACAAGAAATATCAGCTATCTTTACGTTTGTTTTTATTTCTGAACGCCGCATCAGCACTGTTCTCGGTAACAAACCCCCTTTATTCCGTACGTGTGTTATCAGTTCCCCTGATTGCCGTACTGACTATCAGCACAGGCTTACTTATCTGGCACTGGAAAAACAGCACGCGAAAAATAAATATCCCTGTTGTTTCAGCTATTTTTGGGCTTTTATGGGCCTGGCAGATCGTCTCAAAATTTCTCTTAATAACGCACGATCATGCGACCTATTTAATGATGGCGCTATTAACGGTGCTTTTTATAGGGTCTCTGGCGTTTGCCAGTAATATTAAAGCCTTTACGCTACATTCCTTTCCCGCTTTTATCTCCTGCCTGTGGCTTAGCCCGTCCGAAAACTGGCTGAGAATGGTCTATTTTTTCGCGCTGCCGGTGGTCGCCATTGGTATTCACCATGTACTTCAACGGCGCAATGACCGTTTCGCCCAGGAGTTGCTTTCCGAACTGCTGGAAGAGCGGGAAACCCTGACCGATCTCAGCATGATGGATCCGCTCACCGGCTTATATAACCGTCGCGGGCTGCAAAGCCGTCTGGAGAATCTCCCCAGACCTGACGGTGGCGAGCACTTCGTGCTGCTGATGGATATCGACCATTTCAAAGCCTACAACGACCATTACGGCCATATGATGGGCGATCAGGCCTTAATCAGAGTCTCGGCTGCGATCCGCGACGCCGTACGCTCACGCGATGTTGTCGCCCGGTTTGGCGGGGAAGAATTTATGGTGCTGTTGAGTAACATCCCCCTGGAGCAAGCACGCCAGACGGCAGAGCGCATACGTCAGAAGGTTTACGATCTTAAAATCCCCCATATGTTTAACGAAAGCGTCGCCACTAACGTGACTATCAGCATTGGCATCGCCATGTTCGAAGGAGAAGACGTTGAGGGCGCGCTGGCGAAAGCCGATAAAGCTCTCTATGAAGCCAAGCATATGGGACGCAACAGCATTCTGCTGAGCGACGAGCTTCATACCGCCTGA
- a CDS encoding PTS cellobiose transporter subunit IIC has product MSANHAAFNLIFRFVENYVSPIAGRISSQRHVMAIRDGFISAMPFMIVGSFLLVFAYPPFSPDTTWGFARAWLDMAKQFEGQILTPFDMTMGVMSLYICAAIAYNLGKHYVKTHQLDPFMCAMLSLMAFLLVAAPKTKGALPVDSLGGTGIFTAILVAIYCVEMMRFLKAHNIGIRLPDQVPPMIKNSFDLLIPVLVVVLTLYPLSLLIQSQFGMLIPQAIMSIFKPLVSAADSLPAILLAVLIGHLLWFAGIHGAAIVSGMLQMFWLTNLGANQTALAASLPLPHIFMEAFWTFFIVIGGSGATMGLVFCYLRSRSAHLRSIGRLSVVPSIFNINEPVIFGTPIVMNPVFFIPFLLAPMVNAVLAWAAMKFDLIGRVISVVPWTAPAPVGAAWALGWDFRAAILVLVLACVSAIIYFPFFKVYEKQLLQQEAEEAQRNGEEENQQVA; this is encoded by the coding sequence ATGTCTGCCAACCATGCTGCATTTAATCTGATTTTCCGCTTCGTTGAAAATTATGTCAGCCCTATTGCCGGGCGCATCTCTTCCCAGCGCCATGTCATGGCTATTCGTGACGGGTTTATCTCAGCGATGCCGTTTATGATTGTGGGTTCGTTTTTATTAGTGTTCGCTTACCCGCCTTTTTCGCCTGATACTACCTGGGGTTTTGCTCGCGCCTGGCTGGATATGGCGAAGCAGTTTGAAGGTCAAATTCTGACGCCGTTTGATATGACGATGGGGGTGATGTCCCTTTATATCTGTGCGGCTATTGCCTACAACCTGGGCAAACATTACGTTAAAACCCATCAGCTGGATCCGTTCATGTGCGCCATGCTGTCGCTGATGGCGTTCCTGCTGGTAGCCGCCCCTAAAACCAAAGGCGCTTTACCGGTCGATAGCCTTGGAGGGACCGGTATTTTCACCGCGATTCTGGTGGCGATCTATTGCGTTGAGATGATGCGTTTCCTGAAAGCGCACAATATCGGGATCCGCCTGCCAGACCAGGTTCCACCGATGATCAAAAACTCGTTTGACCTGCTGATTCCGGTGCTGGTGGTGGTGCTGACGCTCTATCCGCTGAGCCTGCTGATCCAGTCGCAGTTCGGTATGCTGATCCCACAGGCCATCATGTCGATATTCAAGCCACTGGTCTCTGCGGCTGACTCGTTGCCTGCGATCCTGCTGGCGGTGCTGATTGGTCACCTGCTGTGGTTTGCCGGGATCCACGGCGCAGCGATTGTCTCCGGGATGCTGCAAATGTTCTGGCTGACTAACCTCGGGGCGAACCAGACCGCGCTGGCGGCGAGCCTGCCTTTGCCACACATCTTTATGGAAGCCTTCTGGACGTTCTTTATTGTTATCGGCGGATCGGGGGCGACGATGGGGCTGGTGTTCTGCTATCTGCGTAGCCGCTCCGCACACCTGCGCTCCATTGGACGTCTGAGCGTGGTGCCAAGCATTTTCAATATCAATGAACCGGTGATTTTCGGTACGCCGATTGTGATGAATCCGGTGTTCTTTATTCCTTTCCTGCTGGCGCCGATGGTCAATGCCGTGCTGGCATGGGCAGCGATGAAATTTGATCTGATTGGCCGCGTGATTTCCGTTGTGCCGTGGACGGCACCGGCTCCGGTTGGTGCCGCCTGGGCGCTGGGCTGGGATTTCCGGGCAGCCATCCTGGTGCTGGTTTTAGCCTGCGTCTCCGCCATTATCTATTTCCCGTTCTTCAAGGTGTATGAGAAACAGTTGCTTCAGCAGGAAGCGGAAGAAGCACAGCGTAATGGGGAAGAGGAAAATCAGCAGGTCGCTTAG
- a CDS encoding DUF2501 domain-containing protein — MKKQFFISILTGALLVTGAAQAASWQESLSSAASELTKESGTSQGGLSASSLTGLLSNSSQSLSAGTMNNAAGILEYCAKQKLASVTDTENIKNQVLGKLGLDTQEQKADTNYMDGIQGLLNAQNGQQLNLSTLGNSSLAKQVKTKACDLVLKQGVNFLS, encoded by the coding sequence ATGAAAAAACAGTTTTTTATCAGCATCCTTACTGGCGCTCTGCTGGTGACTGGCGCAGCGCAGGCCGCATCATGGCAGGAGTCGCTCTCCAGCGCAGCAAGTGAGTTGACCAAAGAGAGCGGTACTTCTCAGGGCGGGCTGTCCGCCTCGTCCCTCACCGGCCTGCTGAGTAACAGCTCCCAAAGCCTGAGCGCCGGAACGATGAACAACGCGGCGGGTATTCTGGAATACTGTGCGAAGCAGAAGCTGGCTTCCGTCACCGATACCGAAAACATCAAGAACCAGGTGCTGGGTAAACTGGGTCTGGACACCCAGGAGCAGAAGGCGGATACCAACTATATGGACGGTATTCAGGGCCTGCTGAACGCGCAAAATGGCCAGCAACTTAATCTCAGCACCCTTGGAAACTCATCTCTGGCGAAACAGGTGAAAACGAAAGCCTGCGATCTGGTGCTGAAACAAGGCGTTAATTTCCTCTCCTGA
- a CDS encoding YbaK/EbsC family protein, with protein MSLQSVQQFFAEHAPDIEIIELNQSTATVALAAAAHNVEPGQIAKTLSLKIKNDVILVVAKGDARLDNKKLKETFGAKARMLSSDEVVTLTGHPVGGVCPFGLENPLSVYCDITLKQYAEVLPAAGAIHSAVRISPDRMAELTAAKWVDVCI; from the coding sequence ATGAGTTTGCAGTCTGTACAGCAGTTTTTCGCCGAACACGCTCCGGATATAGAGATCATTGAGCTTAACCAAAGCACAGCGACTGTTGCCCTTGCTGCTGCCGCGCACAACGTTGAACCCGGCCAGATTGCCAAAACGCTGTCACTGAAAATCAAAAATGACGTGATTCTGGTGGTCGCAAAAGGCGATGCGCGTCTGGATAACAAAAAGCTCAAAGAGACATTCGGCGCAAAAGCCCGCATGCTCAGCAGCGATGAGGTAGTCACTCTGACGGGTCATCCTGTTGGCGGCGTCTGCCCGTTCGGACTGGAAAATCCGCTCTCTGTTTACTGTGACATCACATTAAAACAGTACGCGGAAGTGTTACCCGCAGCGGGCGCCATCCACAGTGCGGTGCGTATATCGCCCGACAGAATGGCGGAACTGACCGCAGCAAAATGGGTGGATGTCTGCATTTGA
- the rsmC gene encoding 16S rRNA (guanine(1207)-N(2))-methyltransferase RsmC, producing MSAFTPASEVLLRHSDDFEESRILFAGDMQDDLPARFDCAESRAHTQYYHHWQVLSRQMGERARFSLAAEQSDIADCDTLIYYWPKNKPEAQFQLMNLLSLLPVGCDIFVVGENRSGVRSAEQMLEAWAPLTKIDSARRCGLYHGRLEKQTTFDANAFWDEYQLDGLTIKTLPGVFSRDALDTGSKLLLSTLTPHTKGKVLDVGCGAGVLSTVLASHSPKVRLTLCDVSAPAVEASRATLAANGIEGEVLASNVFSDVTGRFDMIISNPPFHDGMETSLEAAQTLIRGATRHLNSGGELRIVANAFLAYPKVLDETFGFHEVIAQTGRFKVYRTVMTRQAKK from the coding sequence ATGTCTGCATTTACCCCGGCAAGTGAAGTCTTGCTGCGTCACAGTGATGATTTCGAAGAAAGCCGTATTCTGTTTGCCGGAGATATGCAGGATGACCTGCCCGCACGTTTCGACTGTGCTGAAAGCCGTGCCCATACCCAGTACTATCACCACTGGCAGGTGCTGAGCCGCCAGATGGGCGAGCGTGCGCGCTTTAGCCTGGCGGCGGAGCAGAGCGATATTGCTGACTGCGATACGCTCATTTACTACTGGCCAAAGAACAAGCCGGAAGCCCAGTTCCAGCTGATGAACCTGCTTTCTCTGCTGCCGGTTGGCTGTGATATTTTTGTTGTCGGTGAGAACCGCAGCGGAGTGCGTAGCGCAGAGCAGATGCTCGAAGCCTGGGCGCCGCTGACGAAAATCGACAGCGCCCGTCGCTGCGGCCTGTATCATGGCCGTCTGGAAAAACAGACCACCTTTGATGCCAACGCCTTCTGGGACGAGTATCAGCTTGACGGCCTGACCATTAAAACCCTGCCAGGCGTATTCAGCCGTGACGCGCTTGATACGGGCAGCAAACTGCTGCTGTCCACCCTGACGCCGCACACCAAAGGCAAAGTGCTGGACGTGGGCTGTGGCGCGGGCGTGCTGTCAACGGTTCTCGCCAGCCATTCACCCAAAGTGCGTTTAACCCTGTGTGACGTAAGCGCCCCGGCGGTGGAAGCCAGCCGCGCCACGCTTGCTGCGAATGGCATTGAAGGTGAGGTGCTTGCCAGCAACGTTTTCTCCGACGTGACCGGTCGCTTTGACATGATCATCTCTAACCCGCCGTTCCACGACGGTATGGAGACCAGCCTTGAAGCGGCGCAAACGCTGATCCGTGGCGCAACCCGTCACCTCAACAGCGGCGGTGAGCTGCGTATCGTGGCGAACGCCTTCCTTGCGTACCCGAAAGTGCTGGATGAAACCTTTGGTTTCCACGAAGTGATCGCCCAGACGGGCCGCTTCAAGGTATACCGCACCGTAATGACGCGTCAGGCGAAAAAGTAA
- a CDS encoding threonine/serine ThrE exporter family protein, with amino-acid sequence MQADRSTQRATTRLCIQCGLFLLQHGAESALVEELSTRLGLALGMDSVESSISSNAIVLTTIKDGQCLTSTRKNHDRGINMHVVTEVQHIVILAEHKLLDLREIEKRFNQIKPLRYPRWLVVLMVGLSCACFCKLNAGGWDGAVVTFFASSIAMYVRQLLTHRQLHPQINFCITAFVATTVSGLLLRQPFFASTPTVAMAASVLLLVPGFPLINAVADMFKGHINTGLARWAIASLLTLATCIGVVMAMTLWGLRGWA; translated from the coding sequence ATGCAGGCAGATCGGTCTACGCAACGTGCTACCACGCGGCTATGTATTCAGTGCGGGCTTTTTCTCTTACAGCACGGGGCAGAAAGCGCCCTCGTGGAAGAACTTTCCACACGCCTGGGGCTGGCGCTGGGGATGGACAGCGTTGAGAGCTCCATCTCGTCAAATGCCATTGTGCTGACCACCATTAAAGACGGACAGTGCCTGACCTCCACCCGTAAAAATCATGACCGCGGCATTAACATGCACGTCGTGACGGAAGTGCAGCACATCGTGATCCTTGCCGAACACAAGCTGCTCGATCTCCGGGAGATAGAGAAACGCTTCAACCAAATCAAACCTCTCCGGTATCCACGCTGGCTGGTTGTGCTGATGGTGGGACTGTCCTGCGCCTGCTTCTGCAAGCTCAACGCGGGCGGCTGGGACGGCGCTGTCGTGACTTTCTTTGCCAGCAGCATCGCGATGTATGTCCGCCAGCTGTTGACGCACAGGCAGTTACATCCGCAAATTAACTTCTGCATCACGGCTTTTGTGGCGACAACCGTATCCGGCCTGCTTTTGCGCCAGCCCTTTTTCGCCAGCACGCCGACTGTGGCGATGGCCGCCAGCGTATTGCTTCTGGTGCCGGGTTTTCCCTTAATCAATGCCGTCGCTGATATGTTTAAAGGCCACATCAACACCGGTCTGGCGCGCTGGGCGATAGCCAGCCTGCTGACACTGGCGACCTGTATCGGGGTGGTAATGGCCATGACGCTCTGGGGGTTACGCGGATGGGCGTGA
- the dnaC gene encoding DNA replication protein DnaC produces the protein MKNVGDLMKRLQKMMPANVKPAFTTGEELLAWQKEQGEIRAAALARENRAMKMQRTFNRSGIRPLHQNCSFENYKVESQGQMNALNQARQYVDEFDGNIASFIFSGKPGTGKNHLAAAICNELLLRGKSVLIITVADIMSAMKDTFSNRETSEEQLLNDLSNVDLLVIDEIGVQTESRYEKVIINQIVDRRSSSKRPTGMLTNHNIDEMTRLLGERVMDRMKLGNSLYVIFDWDSYRSRVTGKEY, from the coding sequence ATGAAAAACGTCGGCGACCTGATGAAACGTTTGCAGAAAATGATGCCCGCCAACGTGAAGCCCGCCTTCACCACCGGTGAAGAGCTGCTGGCGTGGCAAAAAGAGCAGGGTGAAATCCGCGCGGCGGCCCTCGCCCGCGAGAACCGTGCGATGAAAATGCAGCGCACCTTTAACCGCTCGGGCATTCGCCCTCTGCACCAGAACTGCTCCTTTGAGAACTACAAGGTTGAGTCACAGGGGCAGATGAACGCCCTTAACCAGGCGCGCCAGTATGTGGATGAATTTGACGGCAACATCGCCAGCTTCATCTTTAGCGGTAAACCCGGCACCGGGAAAAATCACCTGGCGGCCGCTATCTGCAACGAGCTGCTGCTGCGCGGGAAATCAGTGCTGATTATCACCGTGGCCGATATTATGTCCGCCATGAAGGACACCTTCAGCAACCGCGAAACCAGTGAAGAACAGCTGCTGAATGATTTAAGTAACGTGGATTTGCTGGTCATCGACGAGATCGGCGTCCAGACGGAATCCCGCTACGAGAAAGTGATCATCAACCAGATTGTCGATCGCCGTTCGTCATCAAAACGTCCCACCGGTATGCTGACGAACCACAATATTGACGAGATGACCCGGTTGCTTGGCGAGCGGGTGATGGATCGCATGAAGCTGGGTAATAGCCTGTATGTCATCTTCGACTGGGACAGCTATCGCAGTCGCGTCACCGGCAAAGAGTATTAA
- a CDS encoding organic hydroperoxide resistance protein, with protein sequence MSLEKVVYTAKAKATGGRDGRATSSDGVLDVKLGVPKEMGGMGGEVTNPEQLFAAGYSACFLGAMKFVAARDKFALPKDAFIEGEVGIGPLPTGFGIEAKLNIHVEGMDAAEAKKLVDAAHIVCPYSNATRGNIDVTLKIIA encoded by the coding sequence ATGTCTTTAGAAAAAGTTGTCTACACTGCCAAAGCCAAAGCAACCGGAGGCCGTGATGGCCGCGCCACCTCTTCCGATGGCGTTCTGGATGTCAAACTGGGTGTGCCAAAAGAGATGGGCGGCATGGGGGGAGAAGTCACCAACCCTGAACAGCTGTTCGCTGCGGGCTACTCCGCTTGCTTCCTGGGCGCAATGAAGTTCGTGGCGGCACGTGACAAATTCGCTCTGCCAAAAGACGCCTTTATTGAAGGCGAAGTAGGAATTGGCCCGCTGCCAACCGGTTTTGGTATCGAAGCGAAGCTGAATATCCACGTTGAAGGAATGGACGCAGCGGAAGCCAAAAAACTGGTGGATGCGGCGCATATCGTCTGTCCGTACTCTAACGCAACGCGCGGCAATATTGACGTGACGCTGAAAATCATCGCGTAA
- the fhuF gene encoding siderophore-iron reductase FhuF, with the protein MATRTAHIVEPLLWRAPLSAGETTLADAIREKIAVTRAHLLDFIKLDEAPPHHALTLSQWQRPAELRSLLATYSDHIYRNQPTLTRENKPLLSLWAQWYIGLMVPPVMLALLTQETMLDLSSEHFHVEFHETGRAACFWIDVHEDPSAKHLSSQARMERLITSALVPVIDALEATGEINGKLIWSNTGYLIHWYLTEMKPLLGDEKVDALRQSCFFARQLSDGRDNPLYRTVVPREGLLVRRTCCQRYRLPDVQQCGDCTLK; encoded by the coding sequence ATGGCGACTCGTACTGCACACATCGTTGAGCCTCTACTCTGGCGAGCTCCACTCTCCGCCGGGGAAACGACGCTTGCGGATGCCATTCGGGAAAAAATCGCCGTAACACGCGCCCATCTGCTGGATTTCATCAAACTGGATGAAGCGCCCCCGCATCATGCGCTGACGCTGAGTCAGTGGCAACGACCTGCCGAGCTGCGGTCACTGCTGGCAACCTATTCCGACCACATTTATCGTAACCAACCGACGCTGACGCGGGAAAACAAACCGCTACTTTCCCTCTGGGCACAGTGGTATATCGGTCTGATGGTACCGCCAGTGATGCTGGCATTGTTGACCCAGGAGACCATGCTCGATCTCTCGTCGGAACATTTCCACGTCGAATTTCATGAGACCGGGCGCGCCGCCTGTTTCTGGATTGATGTACATGAAGATCCGAGCGCGAAGCATTTGTCATCCCAGGCGCGTATGGAACGGCTGATCACAAGCGCGCTGGTTCCAGTCATTGATGCGCTGGAAGCGACAGGTGAGATCAACGGCAAACTGATCTGGAGTAATACCGGATATCTTATCCACTGGTATTTAACGGAGATGAAGCCGCTGCTCGGCGACGAGAAAGTCGATGCGCTGCGTCAGAGCTGTTTCTTTGCCAGACAGCTGTCGGATGGACGGGATAACCCTCTTTACCGCACCGTGGTGCCGCGTGAGGGACTGCTGGTACGTCGTACCTGCTGTCAGCGCTACCGTCTGCCGGATGTTCAGCAGTGCGGCGATTGCACGCTTAAGTAG
- the dnaT gene encoding primosomal protein DnaT, giving the protein MSSRILTTSIAGIDAFMRDPRGVLTHAEGGTLAVFADNAPAFYAVTPERLAQLLEIEAKLSRPASDVMLDNQFFDEPTSAPVAIPMGKFPMYAGWQPDADFQRQAALWGIALSQPATPEELAAFTAYWQAEGKVFHHVQWQQKLARSLQINRASNNGQPKRDINAFSEPDKKIPDGFRGAK; this is encoded by the coding sequence ATGTCCTCCAGAATCCTGACCACCAGCATTGCTGGCATTGATGCCTTTATGCGCGATCCTCGCGGTGTGTTGACGCACGCCGAAGGCGGCACGCTCGCGGTATTTGCCGACAACGCCCCGGCGTTTTACGCGGTCACGCCGGAACGTCTGGCGCAGCTTCTGGAGATTGAAGCGAAGCTGTCGCGCCCGGCGAGCGATGTCATGCTGGATAATCAGTTTTTTGACGAACCCACCAGTGCCCCGGTAGCCATCCCAATGGGGAAATTTCCCATGTACGCTGGCTGGCAGCCGGACGCCGATTTTCAGCGGCAGGCGGCATTATGGGGAATAGCCCTCTCGCAGCCCGCGACACCGGAAGAGCTGGCGGCCTTTACCGCTTACTGGCAGGCTGAAGGGAAAGTATTCCACCATGTTCAGTGGCAGCAAAAGCTTGCGCGCAGTCTGCAAATCAACCGCGCCAGCAACAACGGCCAGCCAAAACGTGATATCAATGCCTTTTCAGAACCGGACAAAAAAATTCCTGATGGATTCCGAGGTGCAAAATGA
- a CDS encoding helix-turn-helix transcriptional regulator: MLPLNGKHGVVISRVPVMQNGLGSVMSRHFPDFEITYCRSMQELTLLQLRRAGVVIADISGEYRNPRGTLEQYYGLMNQYRDIHWIFLVSRPLYPLAVELLMRPESTLLSDMEPIEGVINAIRAGSERAERISQTLLIPETPDIEEESEQMIALTHSERKVLRLLGKGWGINQIATLLNKSNKTISAQKNSAMRRLSLRSNADMYAWISSTQGMRELSLMSAYGEFEEWKRPLQQDISPSSKAAQ, translated from the coding sequence ATGTTGCCATTGAATGGTAAACACGGAGTTGTGATTAGTAGAGTACCGGTTATGCAAAATGGGTTAGGTAGCGTCATGTCGCGTCACTTTCCCGATTTTGAGATAACGTATTGCCGTTCGATGCAGGAGTTGACGCTACTACAGTTGCGTCGCGCTGGGGTCGTTATTGCCGATATTTCGGGTGAGTATCGCAATCCTCGCGGCACGCTTGAGCAATATTATGGATTAATGAATCAGTATCGGGATATTCACTGGATATTCCTTGTCTCGCGTCCCCTTTATCCGCTTGCAGTAGAGCTTCTTATGCGTCCGGAAAGCACGCTGCTTTCGGATATGGAACCCATTGAAGGCGTTATTAACGCTATTCGCGCGGGCAGTGAGCGTGCCGAGCGAATAAGCCAGACGTTATTAATACCGGAAACGCCCGATATTGAAGAGGAGAGTGAGCAAATGATTGCGCTCACCCACTCTGAGCGCAAGGTGTTGCGTTTGCTTGGTAAAGGTTGGGGGATCAACCAAATTGCCACGTTACTGAATAAGAGTAATAAAACGATCAGTGCACAGAAAAACAGTGCAATGCGCCGCTTATCACTTCGCAGTAATGCCGATATGTACGCGTGGATAAGCAGTACCCAGGGAATGCGAGAACTCAGTTTAATGTCGGCTTATGGAGAGTTTGAGGAATGGAAAAGACCACTGCAACAAGACATATCGCCGTCATCGAAAGCTGCTCAATGA
- a CDS encoding DUF1435 domain-containing protein, with the protein MILVIIISARGETMLSKALGSGWGILLPGSIIGGLMFADLPIDIWKAMIVSGLLVTSAMIWHKQLRHYVLLPSCVALISGLLVILMSLK; encoded by the coding sequence ATGATATTGGTTATCATTATCAGTGCGAGAGGTGAAACCATGTTGAGCAAAGCGCTGGGAAGTGGGTGGGGGATATTGCTGCCTGGTTCCATCATCGGTGGATTAATGTTTGCCGATCTTCCCATTGATATCTGGAAAGCAATGATTGTCTCAGGGTTGCTGGTGACATCCGCGATGATCTGGCACAAACAGTTACGGCACTATGTGCTGCTGCCATCATGCGTTGCACTAATCAGTGGGCTGCTGGTGATTCTGATGAGTTTGAAATAA
- a CDS encoding MarR family winged helix-turn-helix transcriptional regulator, whose protein sequence is MDAKTNDTTHALLLDNQLCFALYSANLALNKLYRQLLAPLNLTYPQYLVMLVLWEQDDITVSDIGERLFLDSATLTPLLKRLESAGLIFRQRSRQDERQVAVTLSDAGRELQQQAVAIPHAVGCAAKCDTDTLLALKQQLELLRQQLHRA, encoded by the coding sequence ATGGACGCAAAAACGAACGACACCACCCACGCGCTTCTGCTGGATAACCAGCTCTGTTTTGCCCTCTATTCGGCAAACCTGGCGCTTAACAAGCTGTACCGGCAACTGCTGGCGCCGCTTAACCTGACCTACCCGCAATACCTGGTGATGCTGGTGCTGTGGGAGCAGGACGATATTACGGTGTCAGATATTGGCGAGCGGCTGTTCCTGGATTCCGCCACGCTGACTCCCCTGCTGAAACGCCTGGAAAGTGCGGGGTTGATCTTCCGCCAGCGTTCCCGTCAGGATGAGCGTCAGGTCGCCGTCACCCTGAGCGATGCGGGTCGCGAGCTGCAACAGCAGGCCGTGGCGATCCCACACGCCGTGGGCTGTGCAGCGAAGTGTGATACCGACACCCTGCTGGCGCTCAAGCAACAGCTTGAACTTTTGCGCCAACAGCTGCATCGCGCTTAA
- the bglJ gene encoding DNA-binding transcriptional activator BglJ: MSAVGLKHLFAMPALSHYQVHLFSRFDSFKVALSDISFYAVIYSLSDEREERRNCLACLRDLTFTHSDVQRIVLASDEMEARLVSHLSPSRLHGIISKSVPLKQLMEGLETLLSETHQVNDNMYNHWCVSQNRMLSPTERAILRYMSSGFSIPEIAAQLERNIKTIRAHKFNAMVKLGVNSDVGLLDAADILAHLPAREVRRSALTVPSFS; encoded by the coding sequence ATGAGCGCTGTAGGGCTGAAGCATCTTTTTGCGATGCCCGCCCTGAGCCATTACCAGGTGCACCTGTTTAGCAGATTCGATAGTTTTAAAGTGGCGCTCTCGGATATCTCATTCTATGCGGTTATCTATTCATTGTCTGATGAGCGTGAGGAGCGGAGAAACTGTCTGGCCTGTTTACGGGATCTCACCTTCACCCACAGCGACGTCCAGCGTATCGTGCTGGCCTCTGATGAGATGGAGGCGAGGCTGGTCAGCCATCTTTCGCCTTCTCGCTTGCATGGGATAATCAGTAAATCGGTTCCGCTAAAGCAGTTAATGGAGGGGCTGGAGACATTACTCAGCGAAACGCATCAGGTGAATGACAACATGTACAATCATTGGTGTGTGAGCCAGAATCGCATGCTAAGCCCGACCGAAAGGGCGATTCTGCGTTATATGTCATCGGGTTTTTCAATCCCTGAAATTGCGGCACAGCTTGAACGCAATATTAAAACCATCCGGGCGCATAAATTTAATGCCATGGTAAAGCTGGGTGTCAATTCTGACGTGGGATTACTGGATGCGGCGGATATTCTGGCGCATCTCCCTGCCCGTGAAGTCCGTCGTTCCGCTCTCACCGTTCCTTCATTTTCTTAG
- a CDS encoding threonine/serine exporter, with the protein MGVMDFLLALAQDMLLAALPAVGFAMVFNVPQRALPWCALLGAIGHGSRMVMMTSGFNIEWSTFIASMLVGSIGIQWSRWYLAHPKVFTVAAVIPMFPGISAYTAMISAVKISHFGYSEPQMILLLSNFLKASSIVGALSIGLSIPGLWLYRKRPRV; encoded by the coding sequence ATGGGCGTGATGGATTTTCTGCTCGCACTGGCGCAGGACATGCTTCTGGCAGCCCTTCCCGCCGTTGGATTTGCGATGGTGTTTAACGTCCCGCAGCGTGCGTTACCCTGGTGTGCGCTGCTGGGTGCCATTGGTCACGGCTCACGTATGGTCATGATGACGTCGGGCTTTAATATCGAGTGGTCGACATTTATCGCCTCCATGCTGGTTGGCAGCATCGGTATTCAGTGGTCCCGCTGGTATCTGGCGCACCCGAAAGTGTTCACCGTGGCGGCGGTGATCCCGATGTTCCCGGGCATTTCAGCCTATACGGCAATGATCTCCGCCGTAAAAATCAGCCACTTTGGCTACAGCGAGCCTCAGATGATCCTGCTCCTGAGCAACTTCCTCAAAGCCTCGTCGATTGTGGGCGCGCTCTCCATCGGCCTGTCGATCCCCGGCTTATGGCTTTACCGCAAACGTCCACGCGTGTAA